A window of Zingiber officinale cultivar Zhangliang chromosome 5A, Zo_v1.1, whole genome shotgun sequence contains these coding sequences:
- the LOC121979194 gene encoding mitogen-activated protein kinase kinase 1-like encodes MRGTKQLKQLKLDVTPQEAPVDKFLTASGTFTDGDLRLNQRGLRLISDETQTSQPPDVEDVEFSREDLETIKVIGKGSGGIVQLVRHKWLGTFYALKGIQMCIQETVRKQIVQELKINKASQCPHVVVCYHSFYHNGVISLVLEYMDRGSLADVIKQVKTILEPYLAVVCKQVLKGLVYLHHERHVIHRDIKPSNLLVNHKGEVKITDFGVSAVLLNSMGQRDTFVGTYNYMAPERISGTSYDYKSDIWSLGLVILESATGHFPYTSTETEGYLSFYELLEAIVDQPPPSAPSDQFSPEFCSFISACIQKDPKQRLSSLELLSHPFIKKFEDKDIDLAILVGSLDPPVNLAE; translated from the exons ATGAGGGGCACCAAGCAATTGAAGCAGCTGAAGCTCGATGTTACCCCCCAGGAAGCCCCCGTCGACAAATTCCT GACGGCGAGTGGCACATTCACGGATGGGGATTTGCGGTTGAATCAGAGGGGACTGCGGTTGATCTCTGATGAAACTCAAACTAGTCAG CCACCAGATGTGGAAGATGTAGAGTTCTCTAGGGAAGATCTTGAGACCATTAAAGTCATAGGGAAGGGAAGTGGAGGAATTGTTCAACTGGTGCGCCATAAATGGCTTGGAACATTTTATGCTCTAAAG GGTATTCAGATGTGCATTCAGGAAACAGTTCGTAAACAAATTGTGCAAGAACTTAAGATAAATAAGGCCTCTCAGTGCCCTCACGTTGTTGTTTGTTACCATTCTTTCTACCACAATGGTGTTATTTCTCTAGTACTTGAGTACATGGACCGTGGGTCACTTGCAGATGTAATTAAGCAAGTCAAAACAATTCTTGAGCCATATCTAGCAGTCGTCTGTAAGCAG GTTCTGAAGGGTTTAGTATATCTGCATCATGAGCGACATGTAATTCATAGGGATATAAAGCCATCAAACTTGTTAGTCAACCATAAAGGTGAGGTGAAGATCACAGATTTTGGAGTAAGTGCAGTGCTTCTCAATTCCATGGGTCAGCGTGATACATTTGTTGGCACCTATAACTATATGGCG CCTGAACGAATTAGTGGAACCTCATATGACTACAAAAGTGACATCTGGAGTTTGGGCTTGGTAATCCTTGAGTCTGCGACTGGCCATTTTCCGTACACATCAACAGAGACAGAAGGATATTTGAGTTTTTATGAACTTCTAGAGGCTATTGTGGATCAACCACCACCTTCTGCTCCCTCAGATCAGTTCTCCCCAGAGTTCTGTTCGTTCATATCAGCTTG CATACAGAAAGACCCCAAGCAACGCCTGTCATCCTTGGAGCTCCTG AGTCATCCTTTCATCAAAAAATTTGAGGACAAGGACATCGATCTGGCAATCCTTGTTGGCAGCTTAGATCCTCCTGTAAACTTAGCTGAGTGA